A region from the Janthinobacterium agaricidamnosum genome encodes:
- a CDS encoding MFS transporter, with protein MSSTRTHSGDVPADFSPHSLRDARGAGTVESHIDPGEIAVGVIIGRASEYFDFFVYAIASVLVFPRVFFPFEERLEGTLYAFLIFSFAFIARPFGTVIFMEIQRRMGRSAKLTFALFLLGVSTAGIAFLPTYSHLGFAAIIWLSVLRIGQGVALGGSWDGLPSLLALNAPENKRGWYAMLGQLGAPAGFLIAAGLFWFMLTSLTDEDFLDWGWRYPFYVAFAINVVALFARLRLVSTNEYARLLDERELQPVSVFEMSRGQGRNVLIGALAALASYALFHLVTVFPLSWISVYQTRSAPDFLQIQMLGAVLAAIGVVISGLLADKVGRRTTLGVLAVLIAIFSAFVPTLMGGGNTGQNVFILVGFSLLGLSYGQAAGAVTANFPARFRYTGAALTSDLAWLVGAGFAPLVALGLSANFGLAYVSFYLLSGAVASLAALSLNRALEIRD; from the coding sequence ATGTCCAGCACGCGCACACACAGCGGCGATGTACCCGCCGACTTTTCCCCCCACTCCCTGCGCGACGCACGCGGGGCCGGTACGGTCGAATCGCATATCGACCCCGGTGAGATCGCCGTCGGCGTGATCATCGGCCGCGCTTCCGAATACTTTGACTTCTTTGTTTACGCCATCGCCTCGGTGCTGGTGTTTCCGCGCGTCTTCTTCCCGTTCGAAGAACGCCTGGAAGGGACGTTATATGCGTTCCTGATTTTCTCATTCGCCTTCATCGCCCGTCCGTTCGGCACCGTGATCTTCATGGAAATCCAGCGCCGCATGGGACGCAGCGCCAAGCTGACGTTCGCCCTCTTCCTCCTGGGCGTGTCGACGGCCGGCATCGCCTTCCTGCCGACCTACTCCCACCTGGGCTTTGCCGCCATCATCTGGCTGTCCGTGCTGCGCATCGGCCAGGGCGTCGCCCTGGGCGGTTCCTGGGATGGCTTGCCATCGCTGCTGGCCCTGAACGCGCCGGAAAACAAGCGCGGCTGGTACGCCATGCTGGGCCAGCTGGGCGCGCCCGCCGGCTTCCTGATCGCCGCCGGCCTGTTCTGGTTCATGCTGACCAGCCTGACGGATGAAGACTTCCTCGACTGGGGCTGGCGCTATCCCTTCTATGTCGCCTTCGCCATCAACGTCGTGGCCCTGTTTGCCCGTTTGCGCCTGGTGTCGACGAATGAATATGCGCGCCTGCTCGACGAACGCGAACTGCAGCCCGTGAGCGTGTTTGAAATGAGCCGCGGCCAGGGCCGCAACGTGCTGATCGGCGCCCTCGCCGCGCTGGCCAGCTACGCCCTGTTCCACCTGGTCACCGTGTTCCCGCTGTCGTGGATTTCCGTCTACCAGACGCGTTCGGCCCCGGACTTCCTGCAAATCCAGATGCTCGGCGCCGTGCTGGCCGCCATCGGCGTGGTGATTTCCGGCTTGCTGGCCGATAAAGTGGGCCGCCGCACCACCCTGGGCGTGCTGGCCGTGCTGATCGCCATCTTCAGCGCCTTCGTGCCGACCCTGATGGGCGGCGGCAATACCGGCCAGAATGTGTTCATCCTCGTGGGCTTCAGCCTGCTGGGACTGTCCTACGGCCAGGCTGCCGGCGCCGTGACGGCCAACTTCCCTGCCCGCTTCCGCTATACGGGCGCGGCCCTGACGTCCGACCTGGCCTGGCTGGTCGGCGCCGGTTTCGCCCCGCTGGTGGCGCTGGGCCTGTCGGCCAACTTCGGCCTCGCCTATGTCAGCTTCTACCTGCTGTCGGGCGCCGTCGCCTCGCTGGCCGCGCTGAGCCTGAACCGGGCGCTGGAAATCCGCGACTGA
- a CDS encoding Hsp20/alpha crystallin family protein, giving the protein MANQLMRRDPQNPLARFDPFSDMEDFMHDFFAPALRLRDAGSSRMRVDISETEQAYQVQADIPGVNKDDIKVSIDGSRVSISAELKDERVTRDGGGKTVRSEREYGQQYRSFVLPHEVDEAGAQARYENGVLLLDLPKKEGTGGRQLAIQ; this is encoded by the coding sequence ATGGCTAATCAATTGATGCGTCGCGATCCGCAAAACCCGCTGGCACGTTTCGACCCGTTCAGCGACATGGAAGATTTCATGCATGACTTTTTCGCGCCCGCCTTGCGCTTGCGCGATGCGGGTTCGTCACGCATGCGCGTCGATATTTCCGAAACCGAGCAAGCCTATCAGGTGCAGGCAGACATTCCAGGCGTCAACAAGGACGATATCAAGGTCTCCATCGACGGGAGCCGCGTCTCCATCAGTGCCGAACTCAAGGATGAAAGAGTGACGCGCGACGGCGGCGGCAAGACCGTGCGCAGCGAACGCGAGTATGGCCAGCAATACCGCAGCTTCGTGCTGCCGCACGAGGTGGACGAGGCCGGCGCGCAGGCGCGCTATGAAAATGGCGTGCTGCTGCTGGACTTGCCGAAGAAGGAGGGCACGGGCGGGCGGCAGCTGGCGATACAGTAA
- a CDS encoding response regulator, translating to MNTKTPIDSFSFRRILARNVTLPLLIGIVTALVFVGLIAYLLSALRSVEHSERVIGNANEVMKLSVDLETGMRGYLLTGDETFLAPYKSGKAKIAVEMNTLLELVSDNSIQVDRLRRIRALQGQWMEYAEAVIAQRRNNQEFLARVRQGEGKLEFDEIRREFLTFLSMEQRLRQERADSAEGRTMLAVVVFLILSLGMSGLLAYLGRRELLRLSDIYNDALEQRGKDNDVLQEQAWLRTGQTELAAHTSGQLGLPQLGRHVLDFLAHRLEVAVATLYVVDEDGSLRRTAVYGFNEQGVKEKQVFKLGEGLVGETAREKRLKHVQQVPENYLTVTSSLGSGAPLELVLVPVNNEGVVNGVIELGFTHPVSARAKEWLNLIGTNIGTSLEAALYRQRLQNVLEETQQLNEELEVQQEELRTANEELGEQSRVLEQSQAHLEEQKAALEQSNEQLAVQALSLDQKNMAIVQAHAQLEARAEELQRASRYKSEFLANMSHELRTPLNSSLILSKLLSDNSSGNLTPEQVTFAQTIYSAGNDLLTLINDILDISKVEAGKLELTPDAVPFDELLSSMKMLFGAQAQQKKLVFDVKVAPDTPPSFVSDRQRLEQILKNLLSNAIKFTDAGTVSLHVSADAAGQVRFQVQDSGIGIADDQQHKIFDAFHQADGTTSRRYGGTGLGLSISRDLAALLGGGIELASTPGQGSTFTLVLPAVMPERAVEAAAAPHAAPQAPAKTAAAAPKAAPAAKPVPLPTFQDDRDSVPPAKTGQRSVLVIEDEPSFAGILFDLAHEMQYRCLVAHGADEGLRLAEEFLPDAILLDMGLPDRPGLLVLQQLKENPITRHIPVHIVSGNDQIQEAMQLGAIGYATKPRTREQLKEVFHKLESKFTQQMKRILLVEDDERQRESVVHLISDNDVEITAVALGEQALELLKTQIFDCMIIDLKLPDIQGNELLERMEHEELCSFPPVIVYTGRNLSREEEADLMKYSRSIIIKGARSPERLLDEVTLFLHKVESELSSERQGMLQQVRSRERVFEGRKILLVDDDVRNIFALTNALEQKGVVVEIGRNGFEAISKLNSVDDIDLVLMDVMMPGMDGLEATRLIRADGRYNKLPIIAITAKAMKNDQEECLQAGASDYLAKPIDLDRLYSLLRVWMPKMERI from the coding sequence ATGAATACCAAGACCCCGATCGACTCCTTCAGCTTTCGCCGCATCCTCGCCCGCAACGTTACCTTGCCGCTGCTTATCGGGATCGTCACGGCCCTCGTCTTTGTCGGCTTGATCGCCTACCTGCTCTCGGCCCTGCGCTCGGTCGAGCATTCCGAACGGGTGATCGGCAACGCCAACGAGGTCATGAAGCTGTCCGTCGACCTGGAAACAGGCATGCGCGGCTACCTGCTGACGGGCGATGAAACGTTTTTGGCGCCGTATAAATCGGGCAAGGCAAAGATCGCCGTGGAAATGAACACGCTGCTCGAGCTGGTGTCGGACAACTCCATCCAGGTGGACCGGCTGCGCCGCATCCGCGCGCTGCAAGGCCAGTGGATGGAGTACGCGGAAGCCGTGATCGCCCAGCGCCGCAACAACCAGGAATTCCTCGCGCGCGTGCGCCAGGGCGAAGGGAAGCTGGAATTCGACGAAATCCGCCGCGAATTTCTCACCTTCCTGTCCATGGAGCAGCGCCTGCGCCAGGAGCGGGCCGACTCGGCCGAGGGCCGCACCATGCTGGCCGTGGTGGTGTTCCTGATCCTCAGCCTGGGCATGTCCGGCTTGCTGGCCTACCTGGGACGGCGCGAACTGCTGCGCCTGTCCGATATCTATAACGATGCGCTGGAGCAGCGCGGCAAGGACAACGACGTGCTGCAGGAGCAAGCATGGCTGCGCACGGGACAGACGGAGCTGGCGGCCCACACGAGCGGCCAGCTGGGCCTGCCGCAACTGGGACGGCACGTGCTCGATTTCCTGGCCCACCGGCTGGAAGTGGCCGTGGCCACCCTGTACGTCGTCGACGAGGATGGCAGCCTGCGCCGTACTGCCGTGTACGGCTTCAACGAACAGGGCGTGAAGGAAAAACAGGTGTTCAAGCTGGGCGAAGGCCTGGTGGGCGAGACGGCGCGCGAAAAACGCCTCAAGCATGTGCAGCAAGTGCCCGAGAATTATCTGACCGTGACGTCGAGCCTGGGCAGCGGCGCGCCGCTGGAACTGGTGTTGGTGCCCGTCAACAATGAAGGCGTCGTCAACGGCGTCATCGAACTGGGCTTTACGCATCCCGTCAGCGCCCGCGCCAAGGAGTGGCTGAACCTGATTGGCACCAATATCGGCACCTCGCTGGAAGCGGCCCTGTACCGCCAGCGCCTGCAAAATGTACTGGAAGAAACGCAGCAATTGAATGAAGAACTGGAAGTGCAGCAGGAAGAACTGCGCACGGCCAATGAAGAGCTGGGTGAGCAATCGCGCGTGCTGGAACAGTCGCAAGCCCACCTGGAAGAGCAAAAAGCGGCGCTGGAACAGTCGAACGAGCAGCTGGCCGTGCAGGCGCTGTCGCTGGACCAGAAGAACATGGCGATCGTCCAGGCGCACGCCCAGCTGGAAGCGCGCGCCGAAGAGCTGCAGCGGGCCAGCCGCTACAAATCCGAGTTCCTGGCGAACATGTCGCATGAGCTGCGCACGCCGCTGAACAGCTCGCTGATCCTGTCGAAGCTGTTGTCCGACAACAGCAGCGGCAACCTGACGCCGGAACAAGTGACGTTTGCGCAAACCATCTATTCGGCCGGCAATGACCTGTTGACCCTCATCAACGACATCCTCGACATTTCCAAGGTCGAGGCGGGCAAGCTGGAATTGACGCCGGACGCCGTGCCTTTCGACGAGCTGCTCAGCAGCATGAAGATGCTGTTCGGCGCCCAGGCGCAGCAAAAGAAACTGGTGTTTGACGTCAAGGTGGCGCCGGACACGCCGCCATCGTTCGTCAGCGACCGCCAGCGCCTGGAGCAGATCCTGAAAAATCTGCTGTCGAACGCCATCAAGTTTACCGATGCGGGCACGGTGTCCCTGCACGTGAGCGCCGATGCGGCGGGCCAGGTGCGCTTCCAGGTGCAGGATTCGGGCATCGGCATCGCCGACGACCAGCAGCACAAGATTTTCGACGCCTTCCACCAGGCCGACGGCACCACCAGCCGCCGCTATGGCGGCACGGGCCTGGGCCTGTCGATTTCGCGCGACCTGGCCGCCTTGCTGGGCGGCGGCATCGAGCTGGCCAGCACGCCGGGCCAGGGCAGCACGTTTACCTTGGTGCTGCCGGCCGTCATGCCGGAACGCGCGGTGGAGGCGGCGGCAGCGCCCCACGCCGCGCCGCAAGCGCCCGCAAAAACCGCGGCCGCCGCACCGAAGGCGGCGCCTGCCGCCAAACCCGTGCCGCTGCCCACGTTCCAGGATGACCGCGATAGCGTGCCCCCCGCCAAGACGGGCCAGCGTTCCGTGCTGGTGATCGAGGATGAGCCGTCGTTTGCCGGCATCCTGTTCGACCTCGCGCATGAAATGCAATACCGCTGCCTGGTGGCGCACGGCGCAGACGAAGGCTTGCGCCTGGCGGAAGAATTCCTGCCCGACGCCATCCTGCTCGACATGGGCTTGCCGGACCGCCCTGGCTTGCTGGTCTTGCAGCAATTGAAGGAAAACCCGATAACCCGCCACATTCCCGTGCACATCGTCTCCGGCAACGACCAGATCCAGGAAGCCATGCAGCTGGGCGCCATCGGCTACGCCACCAAGCCGCGCACGCGCGAACAATTGAAGGAAGTGTTCCACAAGCTCGAATCAAAATTCACGCAGCAGATGAAGCGCATCCTGCTGGTCGAGGACGATGAACGCCAGCGCGAAAGCGTGGTCCACCTGATCAGCGACAACGACGTGGAAATCACGGCCGTGGCGCTGGGTGAACAGGCGCTGGAACTGCTGAAGACGCAAATTTTCGACTGCATGATCATCGACTTGAAGCTGCCCGACATCCAGGGCAACGAATTGCTCGAACGTATGGAACATGAAGAATTGTGCTCGTTCCCGCCCGTCATCGTCTACACGGGCCGCAACCTGAGCCGCGAGGAAGAAGCGGATTTAATGAAATATTCGCGCTCGATCATCATCAAGGGCGCCCGTTCGCCCGAGCGCCTGCTCGACGAAGTGACCCTCTTCCTGCACAAGGTGGAGTCGGAACTGTCGAGCGAGCGCCAGGGCATGCTGCAACAGGTGCGCAGCCGCGAGCGCGTGTTTGAAGGGCGCAAGATTTTGCTGGTGGACGACGACGTGCGCAACATCTTTGCCCTGACGAATGCGCTGGAACAGAAAGGCGTGGTGGTGGAAATCGGCCGCAACGGCTTCGAAGCCATCAGCAAGCTCAACAGCGTGGACGATATCGACCTGGTGTTGATGGACGTCATGATGCCGGGCATGGACGGCCTGGAAGCGACGCGCCTGATCCGCGCCGATGGCCGCTACAACAAGCTGCCCATCATCGCGATTACGGCCAAGGCCATGAAGAATGACCAGGAAGAATGCCTGCAGGCGGGCGCATCCGACTACCTGGCCAAGCCGATCGACCTGGACCGTCTGTATTCGCTGCTGCGCGTGTGGATGCCGAAGATGGAACGCATCTGA
- a CDS encoding CheR family methyltransferase — translation MSPRYTDEQLHALMEAIYQRYSYDFRDYSLPSQRRRLNQALERFHCADLPALQQQVLDDAASFGKLLQILTVPVTQMFRDPAFFLALREHVVPVLKTYPSPTIWVAGCCTGEEALSLAIVLHEEGLLERSTIYATDINPQALATAARGVYPLHRLEEYGANYLAAGGLGQLADYYTVEHATARFQQRLLDSINFADHSLSTDSVFIETQLILCRNVLIYFNKTLQERALGLFHDSLCHRGFLGLGSKESTHFTRFAADFEPLPGPEKLYRKRAPSHAASHYAGRHMPGLKHDE, via the coding sequence ATGTCCCCGCGCTACACGGACGAGCAGCTGCATGCGCTGATGGAAGCCATCTATCAGCGCTACAGCTACGACTTTCGCGACTATTCCCTGCCCTCGCAGCGCCGCCGCCTGAACCAGGCGCTCGAGCGCTTCCATTGCGCCGACTTGCCTGCCTTGCAACAGCAAGTGCTGGACGACGCAGCCAGCTTTGGCAAGCTGCTGCAGATTTTGACCGTGCCCGTCACGCAGATGTTCCGCGACCCGGCGTTTTTCCTCGCCTTGCGCGAACACGTGGTGCCCGTGCTGAAAACCTACCCGTCGCCGACCATCTGGGTGGCCGGCTGCTGCACGGGCGAAGAAGCGCTGTCGCTGGCCATCGTGCTGCACGAGGAAGGCTTGCTCGAACGCAGCACGATCTACGCCACGGACATCAATCCGCAGGCGCTGGCCACGGCCGCGCGCGGCGTGTATCCGCTGCACCGGCTCGAGGAGTATGGCGCCAACTACCTGGCAGCGGGCGGCCTGGGCCAGCTGGCAGACTACTACACGGTCGAGCATGCCACGGCGCGTTTCCAGCAGCGTCTGCTCGACAGTATCAACTTTGCCGACCACAGCTTGTCCACGGACAGCGTTTTTATCGAAACGCAATTGATTTTGTGCCGTAACGTACTGATTTACTTCAACAAAACCTTGCAGGAGCGGGCCCTGGGCCTGTTCCACGACTCGCTGTGCCACCGGGGTTTCCTGGGTCTGGGCAGCAAGGAAAGCACGCATTTCACGCGCTTTGCCGCCGACTTCGAGCCATTGCCGGGTCCCGAAAAGCTCTACCGCAAGCGTGCGCCGTCGCACGCCGCTTCCCATTACGCTGGGCGGCACATGCCAGGATTGAAACATGATGAATGA
- a CDS encoding hybrid sensor histidine kinase/response regulator — protein MMNETSTKLLIVDDLPENLRALNALIRESDRSVYQASSGEEALALLLEHDFALAILDVQMPEMDGFELAQLMRGTEKTRHIPIVFVTAAGKEMNFAFQGYESGAVDFLHKPLDINAVQSKVNVFVALHQQRSETRRQVQALEHSRQQQEALLKELRATQAELQRSLRLRDEFMSMVAHELRTPLNTLFLETQMRTVNLERGNLAAFEPEKLGKMVARDGRQIRSMVRLIDDMLDVSRITSGKLSIRRESVDLTSLVRRVADDLSPYAAAAGSVLEVLAFEPIHGYWDAFRVEQIVVNLISNAVRYGQGQPVEISLAHTQNSAVIEVRDHGIGINARDQERIFDAFERVMHQDRTGGLGLGLFITKQLVDAHGGAITLQSQPGNGALFSVTLPLAGS, from the coding sequence ATGATGAATGAAACAAGCACCAAACTGCTGATCGTCGATGACTTGCCGGAAAACCTGCGCGCGCTCAATGCGCTGATCCGCGAGAGCGACCGCAGCGTCTACCAGGCCTCGTCGGGCGAAGAAGCGCTGGCCCTGCTGCTCGAACACGATTTCGCGCTGGCCATCCTCGACGTGCAAATGCCGGAAATGGATGGCTTTGAGCTGGCGCAACTGATGCGCGGCACGGAAAAGACGCGCCATATCCCCATCGTCTTCGTCACGGCGGCCGGCAAGGAAATGAATTTCGCCTTCCAGGGCTATGAAAGCGGCGCCGTCGACTTCCTGCACAAGCCGCTCGACATCAATGCCGTGCAAAGCAAGGTCAACGTGTTCGTCGCCCTGCACCAGCAGCGCAGCGAGACGCGGCGCCAGGTGCAGGCGCTCGAGCACAGCCGCCAGCAGCAGGAAGCGTTATTGAAGGAATTGCGCGCCACCCAGGCTGAACTGCAGCGCTCGCTGCGCCTGCGCGACGAATTCATGTCCATGGTGGCGCACGAGCTGCGCACGCCCCTGAACACGCTGTTTCTCGAGACGCAGATGCGCACCGTGAACCTCGAGCGGGGCAATCTGGCCGCCTTCGAGCCGGAAAAGCTGGGCAAGATGGTGGCGCGCGACGGGCGGCAAATCCGCAGCATGGTGCGCCTGATCGACGACATGCTCGACGTGTCGCGCATTACCAGCGGCAAGCTGTCTATCCGCCGCGAATCGGTCGACCTGACCAGCCTGGTGCGCCGGGTGGCCGACGACCTGTCGCCGTATGCCGCCGCGGCCGGCAGCGTGCTGGAAGTGCTGGCCTTCGAACCCATCCACGGTTACTGGGATGCCTTCCGCGTCGAGCAAATCGTTGTCAACCTGATCAGCAATGCCGTGCGCTACGGCCAGGGCCAGCCCGTGGAAATCAGCCTGGCGCACACGCAGAACAGCGCCGTCATCGAAGTGCGCGACCATGGCATCGGCATCAACGCGCGCGACCAGGAGCGCATCTTCGACGCCTTCGAGCGCGTCATGCACCAGGACCGCACCGGCGGCCTGGGCCTGGGCCTGTTCATCACCAAGCAACTGGTCGACGCGCATGGCGGCGCCATCACCCTGCAAAGCCAGCCCGGCAATGGCGCCCTGTTCAGCGTCACCCTGCCGCTGGCCGGCAGCTGA
- a CDS encoding hybrid sensor histidine kinase/response regulator — protein sequence MTITPAPRGQAGASGVAFLLQLERRLRLLQDTGEILSLSAQLLGQRLGAQQVACFDIDQSLQCPTLQHAWSDGLAPGAAGEYFLGDYAARLADALAAGQALAVSDVASDPRTAMPAALATFARLGIRAFLNIPIAKEGRLAALFVVHSSAARLWHADEIELAVQVSERVWSTILRARAESRLRALSATMETQVAERTREFGRTWNVSPDLLGVLNLDGYFEHSNPAWQATLGWSVEEIRTTKFFELIHPEDLPRTHAAWEAANQGQPALRFENRYRHKLGGWHWLSWVAVPEGEKVYCSARDITVEKKLEADLAARNSERERLWRSAQDLMVAIDAEGCFTAVNPAASAILGWLPEEMLGRSLFDFVLPEDAAATRQALAQVSREAMPSFENRYRHRDGGHRWLSWVAATEGDLVFATGRHVTLEKEAQSTLLSMQESLRHSEMALLQSQKLEALGKLTGGVAHDFNNVLQIISGNLQLLQMTLDGDPLAAKRIASASAAVERGAKLSAQLLAFARRQPLKPLVTDLAQLLRSTEELLRRATGETIETRLLLSDDCWRALVDPHQLENVILNLAINARDAMNGQGQLTIELSNSVLDSGYAARHADVAPGDYVQLAVSDTGTGIPAELLDKIFEPFFTTKSEGEGTGLGLSMAYGFLRQSGGHLTVDSLPGHGSTFRIYLPRSLEAETELPLQLGGPVLGGKETILVVEDDVQVQTTVVDMLRGLGYVVLRASDGESALAIVGSGVPIDLLFTDVVMPGKVASTELARQARLLLPQLAVLFTSGYTQDAIMQGGRLEPGVELLSKPYRREDLARRIRHLLANGRHVTALHQYRAQLAPQPAPALPEGRHILLVEDNADARAMTSELLAMLGHTVLAVGTAEEALPLLGTPGLDLLLTDISLPQMSGVQLAELAARDYPQLEVVFSTGHAPANSGVLDPQARFLVKPFTVKQLQRALLPPGQ from the coding sequence ATGACCATCACACCCGCCCCCCGCGGCCAGGCCGGCGCCAGCGGCGTCGCCTTCTTGCTGCAGCTGGAACGCCGGCTGCGGCTGCTGCAGGACACGGGCGAGATCCTGTCCCTGTCGGCGCAGCTGCTGGGACAGCGCCTGGGCGCCCAGCAAGTGGCCTGTTTCGATATCGACCAGAGTCTGCAATGCCCTACCCTGCAGCATGCGTGGAGCGACGGCCTGGCGCCCGGTGCCGCCGGCGAGTATTTCCTCGGCGATTATGCCGCACGCCTGGCCGATGCGCTGGCCGCAGGCCAGGCGCTGGCCGTCAGCGATGTGGCGAGCGACCCGCGCACGGCCATGCCGGCCGCGCTGGCCACGTTTGCGCGCCTGGGCATCCGTGCCTTCCTGAACATTCCCATTGCCAAGGAAGGCCGGCTGGCGGCCCTGTTCGTCGTGCACAGCAGCGCGGCACGGCTGTGGCATGCGGACGAAATCGAACTGGCCGTGCAAGTGTCGGAACGGGTCTGGTCGACCATTTTGCGGGCCCGGGCGGAATCGCGCCTGCGCGCCCTCAGCGCCACCATGGAAACACAGGTGGCCGAGCGCACGCGCGAGTTCGGCCGCACCTGGAACGTCAGCCCCGACTTGCTGGGCGTGCTCAACCTCGACGGCTATTTCGAACACTCGAACCCGGCCTGGCAAGCCACCCTGGGCTGGTCGGTCGAGGAAATCCGCACGACGAAATTTTTTGAACTGATCCATCCCGAAGACTTGCCGCGCACCCATGCGGCCTGGGAGGCGGCCAACCAGGGCCAGCCGGCGCTACGCTTCGAAAACCGCTACCGCCACAAGCTGGGCGGCTGGCACTGGCTGTCGTGGGTGGCCGTGCCCGAGGGCGAGAAGGTGTATTGCAGCGCGCGCGACATCACCGTGGAAAAGAAGCTGGAAGCGGACCTGGCCGCGCGCAACAGCGAGCGCGAACGGCTGTGGCGCAGCGCGCAAGACCTGATGGTGGCCATCGATGCCGAAGGCTGCTTTACCGCCGTCAACCCGGCCGCCAGCGCCATCCTGGGCTGGCTGCCCGAGGAAATGCTGGGCCGCAGCCTGTTCGACTTCGTGCTGCCCGAGGATGCCGCCGCCACGCGCCAGGCGCTGGCGCAAGTGTCGCGGGAAGCCATGCCCAGCTTTGAAAACCGCTACCGGCACCGCGATGGCGGCCACCGCTGGCTGTCGTGGGTGGCGGCGACCGAAGGCGACCTGGTGTTTGCCACCGGGCGCCACGTCACCCTGGAAAAGGAAGCGCAAAGCACCTTGCTCAGCATGCAGGAATCGTTGCGCCACAGCGAAATGGCGCTGCTGCAATCGCAAAAACTCGAAGCGCTGGGCAAGCTGACGGGCGGCGTGGCCCATGATTTCAATAACGTCCTGCAAATTATTTCGGGCAATCTGCAGCTGCTGCAAATGACCCTGGACGGCGACCCGCTGGCCGCCAAGCGCATTGCCAGCGCCTCGGCCGCCGTGGAACGGGGCGCCAAGCTGTCGGCCCAGCTGCTGGCGTTTGCGCGGCGTCAACCGTTGAAACCGCTGGTGACGGACCTGGCGCAACTGCTGCGTTCGACGGAAGAGCTGCTGCGGCGCGCCACGGGCGAAACCATCGAAACGCGTTTGCTGCTGTCCGACGACTGCTGGCGCGCGCTGGTCGACCCGCACCAGCTGGAAAACGTCATCCTCAACCTGGCCATCAACGCGCGCGACGCCATGAATGGCCAGGGCCAGCTGACCATCGAACTGAGCAACAGCGTGCTGGACAGCGGCTACGCGGCGCGCCATGCGGACGTGGCGCCCGGCGACTACGTGCAGCTTGCCGTCTCGGATACGGGCACGGGCATTCCCGCCGAGCTGCTGGACAAGATTTTCGAACCGTTCTTCACGACGAAAAGCGAGGGCGAAGGCACGGGACTGGGCCTGTCCATGGCGTACGGCTTCCTGCGCCAGAGCGGCGGCCACCTGACGGTGGACAGTTTGCCAGGCCACGGCAGCACCTTCCGCATCTACCTGCCGCGCTCGCTCGAAGCGGAAACGGAACTGCCGCTGCAACTGGGCGGTCCCGTGCTGGGCGGCAAGGAAACCATCCTCGTCGTGGAAGACGACGTGCAAGTGCAGACGACGGTGGTGGACATGCTGCGCGGCCTCGGCTACGTCGTGCTGCGCGCGAGCGACGGCGAAAGCGCGCTGGCCATCGTTGGCAGCGGCGTGCCCATCGACCTGCTGTTTACGGACGTGGTAATGCCGGGCAAGGTAGCCAGCACGGAACTGGCGCGCCAGGCCCGCTTGCTGCTGCCGCAGCTGGCCGTGTTGTTTACCTCGGGCTACACGCAGGACGCCATCATGCAGGGCGGCCGGCTGGAACCGGGCGTCGAGCTGCTGAGCAAACCCTACCGGCGCGAAGACCTGGCGCGGCGCATCCGCCACCTGCTGGCCAACGGCCGCCATGTGACGGCCCTGCACCAGTACCGTGCGCAGCTGGCGCCGCAGCCTGCGCCGGCGCTGCCGGAGGGAAGGCATATCCTGTTGGTGGAAGACAATGCCGACGCGCGCGCCATGACGAGCGAACTGCTGGCCATGCTCGGCCACACGGTGCTGGCCGTGGGCACGGCCGAGGAAGCCCTGCCGCTGCTGGGCACGCCGGGACTGGATCTGCTGCTGACCGATATCAGCCTGCCGCAGATGTCGGGCGTCCAGCTGGCCGAGCTGGCGGCGCGCGACTATCCGCAGCTGGAAGTGGTGTTTTCCACCGGCCATGCGCCGGCCAATTCCGGCGTGCTCGACCCGCAGGCGCGCTTCCTGGTGAAACCATTTACCGTCAAGCAATTACAGCGGGCCTTGCTGCCGCCAGGTCAGTAG